The window CTTGAATACTTTAAAGGCGGATGGATTAGGGAAAGATGGTATTGCAATGAGTTTCTCTACCTCAAGTGAGAGTTCTTCATTCCCTGTAGCTCGGCATCATTTTTAATGGCCTTTGCCCACGAAATAGGAGATTGCATGTAGATGCCAGAGGGATTCGCAATATATCCGCTGGAGCTATCAGTAAATTTAGGCTTAGCTCTTTCTTCGCTTTCAGAATTCCTCGAATATCTTTCACACGCAGATTTGTAGGTACTAATGATAGCTACGTTGAGGGATGATGGATCCATCAGAAGCTGAGCTCCACGTGCTGCCAGACTGAGAAAACTCAAAGTGAGGTAGATTCCTTTTTCTGAAGCTTATAAATGAACATGTACAATCAATTTCTTACCTATCTATTTCTTGAAGAATAGAATCGTAAGGTCTAAGTTCGATCCCTGCGTTTTTCAAATGATCTTTTACCTCCGCCGTTACTTTAGAATTATCTATAAAGAGATGGGCTTGGTCAATCTCTACAATAAGATATGCGTACATTACAGGTGAATGTGGAACATCGCTCCCTCTCTGCAATCAGCAAAAGCACAATATAACATCAATAAAGTGGGACCTAAGTGAAGAATAAGCTGAGATTAGTGGCACAAAACTAACAAATTCAAATGTAAGGTGCTAATCTAGAGTCTTACCAGATTAAGCACCCATGCAATCTCATCAAGCATGGATATCACAATGGCAGATGCGCCAGCATCCATAATTTGATTCCTCAGAGTCAACAATTTTGAGGCCACATCGACACCAGCATACTTCAAGTCATGTATCCTTATTTGTTTGCTTGGAGGCTTTGGCCTTGAGTCCTTCCATATCTCATCCACAAGATTTACATTGTACAAGTAAACCAACTCATGATTCTTCTTCGATATAACCTTCTTCAGTTCCTCAGCAGCATCGGCGGAAAAAAGAAACTGCTCCCTTCATAAATTCCAAAGTATTGtaaatacaaatcataaactacAAATATTGAAGCTATCTAAGAATGAATACCAGATGAAATACTAAGGAGGTTTAAATAGTAGCTTACAGGGTCAATACCAACTCTTCCACCAGGAGCCAAAACATCAGCTACCCATTCACTTGCCGTGGGGACTCCTGGATTACCAGCACGCATGAGACTCCAACTTGAGTTTAATTGCTTCTCCGCCTTTGATACAATTAATTGCAGCGAATTTAGATAAGAAACCCCACATTTCCTttcaaaatagaaatcaaaatgataaaaaaaaaaaaaaaaaacctgaagaaAATAGCGGCCATCTGTCCACAGAGCTGCCTTGTCCTTGGTGACAATAGCGGTACCAGCACTTCCGGTAAATCCTGATAGATAAGCCCTCCTCGCATAGCACTCTGCGATGAACTCGCTCTAGTACAAATATGACGAAATATCACACTCAAGCCATGAAACACCCATACAGTTTAGGgatacaatataaatttgtgACTTTCCCATAAGATCTTAAGCTCCTATGATGTAAAATTCACCGAAACAACTCAAACAACCTCAAAAGAGCAACACATTACTAACACCAAAATAACGAAAACAGGAGCAAAGCTAATTTCATGAATTCCTAACACAATTTATCATTGAAATATGCAAAGTGGAAGACATTCCAAAAGCATAAGAAACTGTGTTTTAAACCTGATGTGCATCTTGTGAAGGTATGATGTAAGCATCGATTCCAACACCCGGATCAGAGAACAGCCGCCGGATCGAGGTAAGTTTCTCGTCAACGACTACTTTGGTTTGAGCTTTACGAATCTCTTTGGAAGACTTTGCGGTGAAGGAGGAAGAGCTGCTGCTACTAGCATGGCACCTCACGCCAAAAGGGGGTTTATACGGTAGTTTCCGGTTGATCAAAGGGAGCGAATTGAAATTGCGGAGGAACGGAGTGTGAGAGTAACGTGAGGTTAACAAAACGAGCCGAATCAGAGACGGCGACGAAAGAGTTAGAGGCATCATCGCCGGCGATATAAGCAGGAGAATCACACAAGACTGAGAGAAGATAGATAATTTGTGTATGTATATTTAGGGAGAATTGTAAAACAGTCCCCATATTAttataaatcttaaataatGTGCATAACTAAAGATAATTGCATTACAACCCCCCACAATAGTCCAAAAATTATTGGAGATTTCTTCTGATCAGATACCACAGAAGCATTTTATTACAATACCAAAAGgtaaaaaaagttacaaacacaaagaatatattatgtacaaCACTCACAGATTTCACAACGAACATATTATGAGAGATGATGGTGTTCAACGAGCACTTTTGATGACTACTAGGCTACTACTCTGCGCTTGTTACGACGGAACTTTTCCATGAACCACTCGTGTTTGTGTGAAGCAAAGATATGTCCAACAACTAATCCACAAAACACACCAGGTCCGTAGGCTATAGCAGCTGCTATCCAGTTAATCACTTGTTCTTTTGGTTCCGACAGTTCCTCGGATTCTCGTGGTGTTGAATTCGGGACATTAGCTTTGCCACAGATTTTCTCGAGTCCGGAGAGCTTGAGGTTGTCCATGAATACAGAACAGTTCTGGCTTTGAAACTGTGTACCTTGTGGAACTGGACCTTCGAGAAGGTTGTGGGAGAAGTTCATGGTCGAAAGAAAAGAGAGGCTACCAAGATCTCGAGGAATGTGACCTGACAGCTGATTACGAGACACGTCTAACGTCTCGAGGTTTGTCAAATTTGCCAATGCTTGAGGGATGTTTCCAGTGAATGCATTGCCTGACAAGTTGAGAAGACGCAGTTCAATCAACAAACCAATGGATTCAGGTACACTCCCACTAAATCTGTTTCCAGAGAAGTCAATGGCTCTACACGAATATGGGATCTTTAAGAACTCTGTCTCTACTCCTTTATATATCATAGTCATC is drawn from Camelina sativa cultivar DH55 chromosome 1, Cs, whole genome shotgun sequence and contains these coding sequences:
- the LOC104711166 gene encoding probable Xaa-Pro aminopeptidase P isoform X2 — encoded protein: MMPLTLSSPSLIRLVLLTSRYSHTPFLRNFNSLPLINRKLPYKPPFGVRCHASSSSSSSFTAKSSKEIRKAQTKVVVDEKLTSIRRLFSDPGVGIDAYIIPSQDAHQSEFIAECYARRAYLSGFTGSAGTAIVTKDKAALWTDGRYFLQAEKQLNSSWSLMRAGNPGVPTASEWVADVLAPGGRVGIDPFLFSADAAEELKKVISKKNHELVYLYNVNLVDEIWKDSRPKPPSKQIRIHDLKYAGVDVASKLLTLRNQIMDAGASAIVISMLDEIAWVLNLRGSDVPHSPVMYAYLIVEIDQAHLFIDNSKVTAEVKDHLKNAGIELRPYDSILQEIDSLAARGAQLLMDPSSLNVAIISTYKSACERYSRNSESEERAKPKFTDSSSGYIANPSGIYMQSPISWAKAIKNDAELQGMKNSHLRLLEFRSLQDGFMDTSFDTISGSGGNGAIIHYKPELKSCSRVDPKKLFLLDSGAQYVDGTTDITRTVHFSEPSAREKECFTRVLQGHIALDQAVFPEGTPGFVLDGFARSSLWKIGLDYRHGTGHGVGAALNVHEGPQSISFRYGNMTPLQNGMIVSNEPGYYEDHAFGIRIENLLHVRDAETPNRFGGVTYLGFEKLTFFPIQTKMVDVSLLSDTEIDWLNSYHAEVWEKVSPLLEGSTTQQWLWNNTRPLAKS
- the LOC104711166 gene encoding probable Xaa-Pro aminopeptidase P isoform X1 produces the protein MMPLTLSSPSLIRLVLLTSRYSHTPFLRNFNSLPLINRKLPYKPPFGVRCHASSSSSSSFTAKSSKEIRKAQTKVVVDEKLTSIRRLFSDPGVGIDAYIIPSQDAHQSEFIAECYARRAYLSGFTGSAGTAIVTKDKAALWTDGRYFLQAEKQLNSSWSLMRAGNPGVPTASEWVADVLAPGGRVGIDPFLFSADAAEELKKVISKKNHELVYLYNVNLVDEIWKDSRPKPPSKQIRIHDLKYAGVDVASKLLTLRNQIMDAGASAIVISMLDEIAWVLNLRGSDVPHSPVMYAYLIVEIDQAHLFIDNSKVTAEVKDHLKNAGIELRPYDSILQEIDSLAARGAQLLMDPSSLNVAIISTYKSACERYSRNSESEERAKPKFTDSSSGYIANPSGIYMQSPISWAKAIKNDAELQGMKNSHLRDAAALAHFWAWLEEEVHKNANLTEVDVADRLLEFRSLQDGFMDTSFDTISGSGGNGAIIHYKPELKSCSRVDPKKLFLLDSGAQYVDGTTDITRTVHFSEPSAREKECFTRVLQGHIALDQAVFPEGTPGFVLDGFARSSLWKIGLDYRHGTGHGVGAALNVHEGPQSISFRYGNMTPLQNGMIVSNEPGYYEDHAFGIRIENLLHVRDAETPNRFGGVTYLGFEKLTFFPIQTKMVDVSLLSDTEIDWLNSYHAEVWEKVSPLLEGSTTQQWLWNNTRPLAKS